The DNA segment ATTTTGACCCCAAATCCCGCAAAGGTGTCGCTATTTTGACCCCAAATCCCGCAAAGGTGTCGCTAAGAACGGCTAGAGTCACCGAAATATCACTTCTTGGCCTTTTGCACGTTGCCATCGGCCTTTTTCCGTTTCCCGCAAAGGTGTCGCTATTATGCAGGTGGCTGAATAACGCAAAGGTGTCGCTATTTTGACCCCAAATCCCGCAAAGGTGTCGCTATTCCTGAGAATGGAAAATTTGCCGTCTACAAAGAGAATTTTCTGATGGCTCATACTTTTCCCGCAAAGGTGTCGCTAGCTCGCCTTTTGATTTTCACTTTGTCAGTAAAGTTATACCGCAAAGGTATCGCTACTTGTAGGGATGTTTTGGGGAAGTAAGCAACCCCTATGGTCTGCAACTCGTGCTTGTAAAATTCACCAACCTTTTGATTGGTTGAGCGCCTGCTGCGGAGTAGAGCCCCAGTTGGGGGCTGATGAGTTCCCATGTTCGTACATATACGAACGCTTACACTGAGACATATGACGACCATCTTGACGGTTTTTACCCACGCGGGTGGAGCTGGGAAAACATCGATTGCAGGGAACATTGCACACGAATTCGCCCAGCGTGGACAACACGTGTTACTGATAGATGGTGATCCACAAAGCAACCTCACCACCAACATGGGCGTTCAAGACGCGGAGTTGCATGAAACTCTGTTCGATGTGCTGAGCGGTGACGCGCCTCTTCCTGCTCCCCGGCATGTCCACGGCTTTGACCTCATTCCCGCTGTGATTGATCTGGCAGAAGTCGAGCCGAGCATTCCTGGTCGGGTTGGTGGCATCCTTGCGCTGCGTGACGCCCTTCAAAAAGAGAGTGGCCGCTGGGACACTGTAATTATTGACAGTCCCCCTTCTCTCGGGCAGTTGGCCGCAGCCTGCGCTTTGGCTGCAGACGCCCTGGT comes from the Deinococcus radiodurans R1 = ATCC 13939 = DSM 20539 genome and includes:
- a CDS encoding ParA family protein; its protein translation is MTTILTVFTHAGGAGKTSIAGNIAHEFAQRGQHVLLIDGDPQSNLTTNMGVQDAELHETLFDVLSGDAPLPAPRHVHGFDLIPAVIDLAEVEPSIPGRVGGILALRDALQKESGRWDTVIIDSPPSLGQLAAACALAADALVVPIMTRSKGLNALRGLNRVMPQYHRLRPDLHVAAYVPTMCKSNRKEDSELLGIVREDLPHVTSPIVERGAVWNGAAEKGLPVTVFAPRSKEAEEIRKITSDLVEFLQRNAPERGER